A single genomic interval of Amycolatopsis albispora harbors:
- a CDS encoding AfsR/SARP family transcriptional regulator encodes MTAISFRVLGPLEVTVCGRVLPLGGPKPRLLLATLLLQPNVAVSADALIDVLWPEKAPRSAAANIRTYVHALRRRLAEASPDVAERIQSRSAGYILTADADELDATRFQELAARAQKLPPEQALALLTEADELWRGEVLEDLPHSHTWGSTVARLDELRLSTQEQRLKTRVELGQHTDAVVELRGLLADHPLREELWEQLIIALDADGRTAEAFQAYAQVEQILMDELDTEPGPRLQALHTRLLAAKRHGARSGARPVAPSPFPICQLPLDLPDFTGRTEVVDELVGLLRQQRASSAPTVVVLSGAPGVGKSSIAVRVAHELRAEFPDGQLHLDLGGTSPSPRAPMDVLPEILRSLGVPDPAMPRTLAERSALLRSRLSRRRMCLVLDDAGSAAQLRPLLPGAGACAVLVTSRLRLPDLAGARPIDVDVLPDEDAVRLLAGIIGGDRVQAEPDSAAAIIKACGYLPLAIRIVGAKLTHRPSWTLRMLADRLRNERRRLDELRVGDLAVHASVTLSYDMLPRGAAQAFRGLGLLGPVVFPSWAVAAVLDREDADEVLDVLVDAHLVELVSSDGNGQPHYRLHDLLRVYAARQGEIDDSEADRRAVVRRVLEGYLALATSAVAMMPLHVFGLYAVDGPGGWRVPDTDAVLGDPLAWFDAERRTGVAAVALAAEWGLDDLAWRLTAAFTPYFDIRGHQADWQHTHAIAFAAARRTGDLLGQAIVQRNLGQIHLYQDAYEEAVAGFEESYRLFRQIPDDRGAAIALAGLGSALRISGNREQALDRSVDALRLFQRAGDPHGEAVAKIAIGACWLAVDAFDEAERWFGEAYDLSALIGDRHREAHALKRIAMLHQRRGNLTEAREQVNRSIAIFEELGDDHCVGYANQNLGELCLQSGDLAYAQLLLVNSFSVHRRNGDRRSEAEVTDLLGRLHQALGQPERSRGYYERSLAIWRELSAESEAAAVSARMDELPAGTSLPPRRKRRHIASA; translated from the coding sequence TTGACTGCGATCTCGTTTCGCGTACTGGGGCCGCTCGAGGTCACCGTGTGCGGCCGGGTGCTGCCGTTGGGCGGGCCCAAGCCGCGGTTGCTGCTGGCCACGCTGCTGCTGCAGCCGAACGTGGCCGTCTCCGCCGACGCCCTGATCGACGTGCTGTGGCCGGAGAAGGCACCGCGGTCCGCGGCCGCGAACATCCGCACCTATGTGCACGCGCTGCGCCGTCGCCTGGCCGAAGCCTCACCCGACGTCGCCGAACGCATTCAAAGCCGGTCCGCCGGCTACATCCTCACCGCCGACGCGGACGAACTCGACGCCACGCGCTTCCAGGAGCTGGCCGCGCGTGCCCAGAAACTGCCGCCCGAGCAGGCGCTGGCCCTGCTGACCGAGGCCGACGAGCTGTGGCGCGGCGAAGTGCTCGAGGACCTGCCGCACAGCCACACCTGGGGTTCGACCGTGGCGCGGCTCGACGAACTGCGGCTGTCCACTCAGGAGCAGCGGCTGAAAACGCGCGTCGAGCTGGGCCAGCACACCGACGCCGTGGTCGAGCTGCGTGGCCTGCTCGCCGACCACCCGCTGCGCGAGGAACTGTGGGAGCAGCTGATCATCGCGCTCGACGCGGACGGCCGCACCGCGGAGGCGTTCCAGGCCTACGCCCAGGTCGAGCAGATCCTGATGGACGAGCTCGACACCGAACCCGGCCCCCGGCTGCAGGCCCTGCACACCCGGCTGCTCGCGGCCAAGCGCCACGGCGCCAGATCCGGCGCGAGACCCGTGGCGCCCAGCCCGTTCCCGATCTGCCAGCTGCCGCTCGACCTGCCCGACTTCACCGGCCGCACCGAGGTGGTCGACGAGCTGGTCGGGCTGCTCCGGCAGCAGCGGGCCAGCAGCGCCCCCACCGTCGTGGTGCTCTCGGGCGCACCCGGCGTCGGCAAGTCGAGCATCGCCGTGCGGGTGGCGCACGAGCTCCGCGCGGAGTTCCCCGACGGGCAGCTGCACCTCGACCTCGGCGGCACCTCGCCGTCACCGCGTGCCCCGATGGACGTGCTGCCGGAGATCCTGCGCTCACTCGGCGTGCCGGATCCGGCGATGCCGCGCACGCTGGCCGAACGCTCGGCGCTGCTGCGCTCGCGGTTGTCGCGGCGGCGGATGTGCCTGGTGCTCGACGACGCGGGCAGCGCCGCGCAGCTCCGGCCGTTGCTGCCGGGTGCGGGCGCGTGCGCGGTGCTCGTCACCAGCCGCCTCCGGCTGCCCGACCTGGCCGGCGCGCGGCCGATCGACGTCGACGTGCTGCCCGACGAGGACGCGGTCCGGCTGCTCGCCGGCATCATCGGCGGTGACCGCGTGCAGGCCGAGCCGGACAGCGCGGCCGCGATCATCAAGGCGTGCGGTTACCTGCCGCTGGCCATCCGGATCGTCGGCGCGAAGCTGACCCACCGGCCGTCGTGGACCCTGCGCATGCTCGCCGACCGCCTGCGCAACGAGCGCCGCAGGCTGGACGAGCTGCGCGTGGGCGACCTGGCCGTGCACGCGAGCGTGACCCTGAGCTACGACATGCTGCCGCGTGGCGCGGCGCAGGCCTTCCGCGGGCTCGGCCTGCTCGGCCCGGTGGTGTTCCCCAGCTGGGCGGTGGCCGCGGTGCTCGACCGCGAGGACGCCGACGAGGTGCTCGACGTGCTGGTCGACGCGCACCTGGTGGAGCTGGTCAGCTCCGACGGCAACGGCCAGCCGCACTACCGGCTGCACGACCTGCTGCGGGTGTACGCGGCCAGGCAGGGCGAGATCGACGACTCCGAGGCGGACCGGCGGGCCGTGGTCCGGCGCGTGCTGGAGGGCTATCTCGCGCTGGCGACCAGCGCGGTCGCGATGATGCCGCTGCACGTGTTCGGGCTGTACGCGGTCGACGGCCCGGGTGGCTGGCGCGTGCCGGACACCGACGCGGTGCTCGGCGACCCGCTCGCCTGGTTCGACGCCGAGCGCCGCACCGGGGTGGCCGCGGTGGCGCTGGCCGCGGAATGGGGCCTCGACGACCTGGCGTGGCGGCTGACCGCGGCCTTCACCCCGTACTTCGACATCCGCGGGCACCAGGCCGACTGGCAGCACACGCACGCCATCGCGTTCGCCGCCGCCCGCCGCACCGGCGACCTGCTCGGGCAGGCGATCGTGCAGCGCAACCTCGGCCAGATCCACCTGTACCAGGACGCCTACGAGGAGGCGGTCGCCGGGTTCGAGGAGTCCTACCGGCTGTTCCGCCAGATTCCCGACGACCGCGGCGCGGCCATCGCGCTGGCCGGGCTGGGCAGCGCGCTGCGCATCAGCGGGAACCGCGAGCAGGCACTCGACCGCAGCGTGGACGCGCTGCGGTTGTTCCAGCGCGCCGGTGATCCCCACGGCGAGGCGGTGGCGAAGATCGCGATCGGCGCGTGCTGGCTGGCGGTGGACGCCTTCGACGAGGCCGAACGCTGGTTCGGCGAGGCGTACGACCTGTCCGCGCTGATCGGCGACCGGCACCGCGAGGCACACGCGCTCAAGCGGATCGCCATGCTGCACCAGCGGCGCGGCAATCTCACCGAGGCCCGCGAGCAGGTGAACCGGTCGATCGCCATCTTCGAGGAACTCGGTGACGACCACTGCGTCGGTTACGCGAACCAGAACCTCGGCGAGCTGTGCCTGCAAAGCGGCGACCTGGCCTACGCGCAACTGCTGCTGGTGAACTCGTTCAGCGTGCACCGCCGCAACGGGGACCGGCGGTCCGAGGCCGAGGTGACCGATCTGCTCGGCCGCCTGCACCAGGCGCTGGGCCAGCCGGAGCGCTCCCGCGGTTACTACGAGCGTTCGCTGGCCATCTGGCGGGAGCTGTCCGCCGAATCCGAAGCCGCCGCGGTGAGCGCGCGGATGGACGAGCTGCCCGCCGGCACGTCGCTGCCGCCCCGGCGCAAGCGCAGGCACATCGCTTCCGCCTGA
- a CDS encoding alkaline phosphatase D family protein has translation MAQVNRRLVLLGGLAAAGGLATAASVPSWASTRTRIAAPAIHDPFQLGVASGDPLPDSVVLWTRLAPAPLNADGFGGMPDATYNVDWEIATDEAFGSVVQKGTVATTRAMGHSVHIEPKGLDPARAYFYRFKSEGFVSPVGRTRTAPAAGATVNQLKYCMASCQHWEEGWYHAHRGIAADNPDLVLFLGDYMYEKPSTNAAVPRVRAMALTAETTTLAHYRARHAQHKTDQYLQAAHAAAPWMVVFDDHEVVNNWNSSTAPATTARKAAAFQAFYENMPIRSTAKPNGASIQLYRQYLWGKLARFHLMDTRQYRSVQATSAQGCTTMRDPSRTLPGTAQEQWLLKSFETHPATWDFLGQQVFFAQRDGDGKKDTCESPDSWNGYAASRDRITKGWVDRKVPNPIVLTGDVHRHWAADLRQDYFDHSDPIVGSELVTTSVTSNSVGSSPPSSTWLSHNPHVKYCLGERGYVRVTTTPAQLRADFMRVSSALELDPAKALITTDRSYVVQAGTKGLQRV, from the coding sequence ATGGCTCAGGTGAATCGGCGGCTCGTGCTGCTCGGCGGGCTGGCGGCCGCGGGCGGGCTCGCCACCGCCGCCTCGGTGCCGTCGTGGGCGAGCACCAGGACCCGGATCGCCGCCCCGGCCATCCACGACCCGTTCCAGCTGGGCGTGGCCTCGGGTGATCCGCTGCCCGACAGCGTGGTGCTGTGGACGAGACTCGCGCCGGCGCCGCTGAACGCCGACGGCTTCGGCGGCATGCCGGACGCCACGTACAACGTGGACTGGGAGATCGCCACCGACGAGGCGTTCGGCTCGGTCGTGCAGAAGGGCACGGTGGCCACCACGCGCGCGATGGGGCACAGCGTGCACATCGAGCCGAAGGGCCTCGACCCGGCGCGGGCCTACTTCTACCGCTTCAAGTCGGAGGGCTTCGTCTCGCCGGTGGGCCGGACCAGGACCGCGCCCGCCGCCGGCGCCACGGTCAACCAGCTCAAGTACTGCATGGCGTCGTGCCAGCACTGGGAGGAAGGCTGGTACCACGCGCACCGCGGCATCGCCGCCGACAACCCCGACCTGGTGCTCTTCCTCGGCGACTACATGTACGAGAAGCCGTCGACCAACGCCGCGGTGCCGCGCGTGCGGGCGATGGCGCTGACCGCGGAAACCACCACGCTCGCGCACTACCGGGCACGGCACGCGCAGCACAAAACCGACCAGTACCTGCAGGCCGCCCACGCGGCAGCGCCGTGGATGGTGGTGTTCGACGACCACGAAGTGGTGAACAACTGGAATTCGAGCACCGCGCCCGCGACCACGGCCCGCAAGGCCGCGGCGTTCCAGGCGTTCTACGAGAACATGCCGATCCGGTCCACGGCCAAGCCGAACGGGGCGTCGATCCAGCTGTACCGGCAGTACCTGTGGGGCAAGCTGGCGCGCTTCCATCTGATGGACACCCGGCAGTACCGCAGTGTGCAGGCCACCAGCGCGCAGGGCTGCACCACAATGCGCGACCCGAGCCGCACGCTGCCCGGGACCGCGCAGGAGCAGTGGCTGCTGAAGTCGTTCGAGACGCACCCGGCGACCTGGGACTTCCTGGGGCAGCAGGTGTTCTTCGCGCAGCGTGACGGTGACGGCAAGAAGGACACCTGCGAATCACCCGATTCGTGGAACGGCTACGCGGCATCGCGGGACCGCATCACCAAGGGCTGGGTGGACCGCAAGGTGCCCAACCCGATCGTGCTGACCGGGGACGTGCACCGGCACTGGGCGGCGGACCTGCGGCAGGACTACTTCGACCACAGCGACCCGATCGTCGGCTCCGAGCTGGTGACCACCTCGGTGACCAGCAACAGCGTGGGCTCGTCACCGCCGAGCTCGACCTGGCTCTCGCACAACCCGCACGTCAAGTACTGCCTCGGCGAGCGGGGATACGTACGCGTGACCACAACGCCCGCGCAGCTGAGGGCCGACTTCATGCGGGTGTCCAGCGCGCTGGAGCTGGACCCGGCGAAGGCGCTGATCACCACCGACCGCAGCTACGTGGTGCAGGCCGGGACGAAGGGCCTGCAGCGGGTCTGA
- a CDS encoding cold-shock protein, whose amino-acid sequence MTSGKILRFDEVRGYGFIAPDEGGEDVFMHANDLRDEKHLFQPGMTVTFDVEDGGRGLKASNVHLADREAAAAAVRHGDQSARASRVVEDGLADLLSQTEFRQELTEAMLETAPTLTGSQIVLLRRKLVQLAQSHNWVER is encoded by the coding sequence GTGACTTCAGGGAAGATCCTGCGGTTCGACGAAGTGCGGGGATACGGCTTCATCGCGCCGGACGAGGGCGGCGAAGACGTATTCATGCACGCGAATGACCTGCGTGACGAAAAGCATCTGTTCCAGCCGGGAATGACGGTCACCTTCGACGTCGAGGACGGCGGCCGCGGGCTCAAGGCCTCGAACGTGCACCTCGCCGACCGTGAAGCCGCCGCCGCGGCCGTGCGCCACGGTGACCAGTCCGCCCGCGCCTCGCGCGTGGTCGAGGACGGACTGGCCGACCTGCTCTCGCAGACCGAGTTCCGCCAGGAACTCACCGAAGCCATGCTGGAGACCGCGCCCACCCTCACCGGCTCCCAGATCGTGCTGCTCCGCCGGAAGCTGGTGCAGCTCGCCCAGTCGCACAACTGGGTGGAACGCTAG
- a CDS encoding TetR/AcrR family transcriptional regulator: MTAPTGRRERKKAATRQKIADTARRLFLERGYDAVGIRDVAAEADVAVTTVFSHFASKEALVFAQDENFEQGLTRAVTDRAPEESLIIALRREVHAMVRHCAAADAAPIWRMINETPALRQYEESMRLRHSESVAAAIAADLGLPETTTPCRAIARFVVDAHFLARDAAEPEIAVNEIFLMIEAAWRAGRPDAGGY, encoded by the coding sequence ATGACCGCCCCGACCGGGCGCCGTGAGCGCAAGAAGGCCGCGACGCGCCAGAAGATCGCCGACACCGCCCGGCGGCTCTTCCTCGAGCGCGGGTACGACGCGGTGGGCATTCGCGACGTGGCCGCCGAGGCCGACGTCGCCGTCACCACGGTCTTCTCCCACTTCGCTTCAAAAGAGGCCCTGGTCTTCGCGCAGGACGAGAACTTCGAACAGGGCCTCACGCGGGCGGTCACCGACCGGGCGCCGGAAGAGTCGCTGATCATCGCGCTGCGTCGCGAGGTCCACGCGATGGTGCGGCACTGCGCCGCGGCCGACGCCGCGCCGATCTGGCGCATGATCAACGAGACGCCTGCCCTGAGGCAGTACGAGGAGTCGATGCGGCTTCGTCACTCGGAGTCGGTGGCGGCGGCCATCGCCGCCGACCTCGGCCTGCCGGAGACCACCACGCCCTGCCGCGCGATCGCGCGGTTTGTGGTCGACGCACATTTCCTGGCCCGCGACGCGGCCGAGCCGGAGATCGCGGTGAACGAGATCTTCCTGATGATCGAAGCGGCCTGGCGGGCGGGCCGCCCCGACGCCGGCGGCTACTGA
- a CDS encoding NADP-dependent oxidoreductase, translating to MKKVSFAEFGGPEVLELVDAEEPHAGPGQVRIAVRAAGVNPVDWRIREGQVLGAHPIELPSGVGLDAAGVVDEVGEGVEGVEVGDQVFGEGSSTYAEYAVLWAWARMPDGLPFEEAAGYPSVVETALRVLREVGVQRGQTLLVSGAAGGVGSAVLQIARDRGIRVIGTAGAANQDYLRSLGATATTYGDGWGERVRQLAPHIDAALDLAGSGVIRELVDLTGDPGKVVSIADLGAPALGVRFSGAAGSMPDALTAAVDLITRDKLHIPVAKSYPLADAATAHTDSRSGHTRGRRVITI from the coding sequence ATGAAGAAGGTGAGCTTCGCCGAGTTCGGCGGCCCGGAAGTGCTGGAACTCGTGGATGCCGAGGAGCCGCACGCCGGTCCCGGTCAGGTGCGCATCGCCGTGCGGGCGGCGGGGGTGAACCCGGTCGACTGGCGAATTCGGGAAGGTCAGGTGCTGGGAGCGCATCCGATCGAGCTGCCCTCGGGGGTCGGCCTGGACGCCGCCGGCGTGGTGGACGAGGTCGGCGAGGGGGTGGAGGGCGTCGAGGTCGGTGACCAGGTGTTCGGTGAAGGTTCGAGCACCTATGCCGAGTACGCGGTGCTGTGGGCGTGGGCGCGCATGCCCGACGGCCTGCCGTTCGAGGAGGCGGCCGGGTATCCGTCCGTGGTGGAAACCGCGTTGCGGGTGCTGCGCGAGGTCGGTGTGCAGCGCGGGCAAACGCTGCTGGTCAGCGGCGCAGCCGGGGGTGTTGGTTCGGCGGTACTGCAGATCGCGCGGGATCGCGGCATCAGGGTGATCGGCACGGCGGGGGCCGCGAACCAGGACTACCTGCGTTCCCTGGGCGCCACCGCCACGACGTACGGCGATGGCTGGGGGGAGCGGGTGCGGCAGCTCGCGCCCCACATCGACGCCGCCCTCGATCTGGCGGGCTCGGGTGTTATCCGTGAACTAGTCGACCTGACCGGGGACCCGGGGAAGGTGGTGTCCATCGCCGACCTGGGCGCGCCGGCCCTGGGCGTCCGTTTCTCTGGCGCGGCCGGGAGCATGCCGGATGCCCTGACCGCGGCCGTCGACCTCATCACGCGGGACAAACTGCACATCCCAGTCGCCAAGTCATACCCCCTCGCCGACGCCGCCACCGCCCACACCGACAGCCGCTCCGGCCACACCCGAGGCCGCCGCGTCATCACCATCTGA
- a CDS encoding methionyl-tRNA formyltransferase, translating into MRVAMFGYQTWGHRTLEALLSGGHEVVLVVTHPKSEHAYEKIWSDSVADLAEANGIPTILRNRPDEEVVRRLTEAAPDLIVANNWRTWLPPEIFDLPRHGTLNVHDSLLPAYAGFSPLIWALINGEPEVGVTAHMMDADLDAGEIVLQRAIPVGPKDTTTDLFHRTVDLIAPIVTESLAMIENGTVQPVKQDRSKASFFHKRAIEDSRIDWTWPAADIERLVRAQSDPYPNAFTYHRGAKLRIIQASVSAGRYGGTPGRIFIPEGDGVVIVAGADARTGRNHGLLIERVRTEDDRELAAKDYFRTMGGYLTAQP; encoded by the coding sequence ATGCGTGTAGCGATGTTCGGGTACCAGACCTGGGGGCATCGCACCCTCGAAGCCCTGCTCTCCGGCGGGCACGAGGTCGTGCTGGTGGTGACGCACCCGAAGAGCGAGCACGCCTACGAGAAGATCTGGTCGGACTCGGTGGCCGACCTCGCCGAGGCCAACGGCATCCCGACGATCCTGCGGAACCGGCCGGACGAGGAGGTCGTCCGGCGGCTGACCGAGGCGGCGCCGGACCTGATCGTGGCCAACAACTGGCGCACCTGGCTGCCGCCGGAGATCTTCGACCTGCCGCGGCACGGCACGCTCAACGTGCACGATTCGCTGCTGCCCGCCTACGCCGGTTTCTCGCCGCTGATCTGGGCGCTCATCAATGGCGAGCCGGAGGTCGGCGTCACCGCGCACATGATGGACGCGGACCTGGACGCCGGGGAGATCGTGCTGCAGCGGGCGATCCCGGTCGGGCCGAAGGACACCACGACGGACCTGTTCCACCGGACGGTGGACCTGATCGCGCCGATCGTGACCGAGTCGCTGGCGATGATCGAGAACGGCACGGTGCAGCCGGTCAAGCAGGACCGGTCGAAGGCGAGCTTCTTCCACAAGCGCGCCATCGAGGACAGCCGGATCGACTGGACGTGGCCCGCCGCCGACATCGAGCGGCTGGTGCGCGCGCAGTCGGACCCGTACCCGAACGCGTTCACCTACCACCGGGGCGCGAAGCTGCGGATCATCCAGGCTTCGGTGTCGGCGGGCCGGTACGGCGGGACGCCGGGGCGCATCTTCATTCCGGAGGGCGATGGCGTGGTGATCGTCGCCGGCGCCGACGCACGGACGGGGCGGAACCACGGGCTGCTGATCGAACGCGTGCGCACCGAGGACGACCGGGAACTGGCAGCGAAGGACTACTTCCGGACGATGGGCGGATACCTGACGGCGCAGCCGTGA
- a CDS encoding lysine N(6)-hydroxylase/L-ornithine N(5)-oxygenase family protein, with product MPETGTTQAAPQIPVYDLVGVGFGPSNLALAIALTEYNAGPGEPVTAQFLERQPRFGWHRGMLIDDATMQVSFLKDLATMRNPTSEFSFLNYLHAKGRLVDFINHKNLFPLRIEFHDYFEWCAAKVDDLVAYDSDVVAIEPVTEGDAVAYFDLHVRAKAGDESVFRARNLAIGTGLRPNLPEGVVPSERIWHNHELLYRVEKLEAADPSRFVVVGAGQSAAEVTAFLHERFPRAEVCSVFARYGYSPADDSSFANRIFDPEAVDHFYDSPEAFKQRLVGYHANTNYSAVDLDLIDELYRRVYQEKVLGVERLRMFNVSRPVEVVETPTGVRATIATLTTGEQTVLDADVVVYSTGYQPADPTPLLGDLARFCRRDPDGRLLIERDYRLRTGDEVSGGIYLQGGTEHSHGITSSLLSNTAVRVGEILDSLLARRTAAPEPEYAGTGAGTR from the coding sequence ATGCCAGAGACGGGAACGACGCAAGCCGCACCGCAGATCCCGGTATACGACCTCGTCGGGGTCGGCTTCGGCCCGTCGAACCTCGCCCTCGCGATCGCCCTGACCGAGTACAATGCGGGCCCCGGCGAGCCGGTGACCGCGCAGTTCCTGGAGCGCCAGCCCCGCTTCGGCTGGCATCGCGGCATGCTGATCGACGACGCGACCATGCAGGTGTCCTTCCTCAAGGACCTGGCCACCATGCGCAACCCGACCAGCGAGTTCAGCTTCCTGAACTACCTGCACGCCAAGGGCAGGCTGGTCGACTTCATCAATCACAAGAACCTGTTCCCGCTGCGGATCGAGTTCCACGACTACTTCGAGTGGTGCGCGGCGAAGGTGGACGACCTGGTCGCGTACGACAGCGACGTGGTCGCCATCGAACCGGTGACCGAGGGTGACGCGGTTGCCTACTTCGACTTGCACGTGCGCGCGAAGGCGGGCGACGAGTCCGTCTTCCGCGCCCGCAACCTCGCCATCGGCACCGGCCTGCGCCCCAACCTGCCCGAGGGCGTGGTGCCCAGCGAACGCATCTGGCACAACCACGAACTGCTCTACCGGGTGGAGAAGCTCGAAGCCGCCGACCCGTCGCGGTTCGTCGTGGTCGGTGCCGGGCAGAGCGCCGCCGAGGTCACCGCCTTCCTGCACGAGCGCTTCCCGCGTGCCGAGGTGTGCTCGGTGTTCGCGCGCTACGGCTACAGCCCGGCCGACGACAGCTCCTTCGCGAACCGGATCTTCGACCCCGAGGCGGTCGACCACTTCTACGACTCGCCGGAAGCCTTCAAGCAGCGCCTGGTCGGCTACCACGCCAACACGAACTACTCCGCGGTCGACCTCGACCTGATCGACGAGCTGTACCGGCGCGTCTACCAGGAGAAGGTGCTCGGCGTCGAGCGGCTGCGCATGTTCAACGTGTCGCGTCCGGTCGAGGTGGTCGAAACCCCGACCGGGGTACGCGCCACGATCGCCACGCTCACCACCGGTGAGCAGACCGTGCTCGACGCCGACGTGGTGGTCTACTCCACCGGCTACCAGCCGGCCGACCCGACACCGCTGCTCGGCGACCTGGCCCGGTTCTGCCGCCGCGACCCCGACGGCAGGCTGCTGATCGAGCGCGACTACCGGCTGCGCACCGGCGACGAGGTGAGCGGCGGCATCTACCTGCAGGGCGGCACCGAGCACTCGCACGGCATCACCTCGTCCCTGCTGTCCAACACCGCCGTGCGCGTCGGCGAGATCCTGGACTCGCTGCTGGCGCGCCGCACGGCCGCACCCGAGCCGGAATACGCGGGCACCGGGGCCGGAACCAGGTGA